A single Kwoniella bestiolae CBS 10118 chromosome 6, complete sequence DNA region contains:
- a CDS encoding cytosolic Fe-S cluster assembly factor NBP35 produces MIAVQAPLPPPSPLPLGPTSTVLPSSVPDNAPEHCPGVESTQAGKADACEGCPNQSVCAEGPKGPDPDLPLIRERMKSVKRKVLVLSGKGGVGKSTFSAGLSWALAADEECQTGIMDIDICGPSIPLLMGLSSSTIHTSSSGWSPAYALDNLAVMSIGFLLPSNSDAVIWRGPKKNGLIKQFLKDVEWGDLDYMVVDTPPGTSDEHLSIVQYLKETGIDGAVLVTTPQEVALQDVRKEIDFCRKVGIPILGLVENMSGFVCPKCKNENQIFAPTTGGAEAMGKELGIELLGKVPLDPRIGMTCDQGISFLDEYPDSPATIAYLDIVQRIRELLGDE; encoded by the exons ATGATAGCTGTACAAGCTCCTCTACCACCACCTTCGCCCCTCCCACTCGGGCCAACGTCTACCGTCCTTCCCTCCTCGGTTCCAGATAACGCGCCGGAACACTGTCCC GGTGTCGAGTCAACCCAAGCAGGAAAAGCAGATGCGTGTGAAGGATGCCCCAATCAATCTGTCTGCGCAGAAGGACCAAAAGGCCCAGATCCTGACTTACCATTGATCCGAGAGAGGATGAAATCTGTCAAGAGGAAGGTATTGGTATTGTCGGGTAAAGGCGGAGTTGGGAAAAGTACTTTCTCAGCTGGGTTATCATGGGCCCTAGCTGCGGACGAGGAGTGTCAA ACCGGTATAATGGATATAGACATATGTGGACCATCCATACCACTCTTAATGGgcttatcatcctccaccatccatacctcttcttcaggcTGGTCCCCAGCTTACGCCCTCGATAACCTCGCTGTCATGTCTATCGGATTTTTACTGCCTTCCAACTCTGACGCTGTCATATGGCGAGGGCCCAAGAAGAACGGGCTGATAAAGCAGTTCCTGAAGGATGTCGAATGGGGAGATCTAGATTATATGGTCGTGGATACCCCACCTGGAACGTCGGATGAACATCTCTCGATCGTCCAGTATCTCAAAGAAACGGGTATAGACGGAGCTGTATTGGTCACTACGCCGCAGGAAGTAGCTTTACAGGATGTCAGAAAGGAGATAGACTTCTGTCGCAAAGTCGGAATACCCATCTTGGGACTGGTGGAAAACATGTCTGGGTTCGTTTGCCCTAAATGTAAGAATGAGAATCAGATATTCGCTCCTACGACCGGCGGAGCAGAGGCTATGGGCAAGGAACTAGGAATAGAATTGTTGGGCAAAGTACCGCTCGATCCTAGGATCGGAATGACATGCGATCAGGGGATCAGCTTTTTGGACGAGTACCCTGATAGTCCTGCGACGATAGCTTATCTGGATATCGTACAGAGGATAAGAGAGCTTCTGGGAGATGAATAG